Proteins from a genomic interval of Lycium ferocissimum isolate CSIRO_LF1 chromosome 2, AGI_CSIRO_Lferr_CH_V1, whole genome shotgun sequence:
- the LOC132046486 gene encoding uncharacterized protein LOC132046486 — protein sequence METAVPVPVSWIPEDDLLLKNAVEAGASLEALAKGAVRFSRRFTLQELKDRWDSLLYDSDVAALASARMVELEHSGINPVSKFNKSENLKGSKDVVRKRKVDSIRRQYYTMRKKFRSEFFNSTDIGFLDEPNLHDCNGHGTDFRQHVRIDAQARDGNCISDDLGLQESDLDILRNAFPEALADMPVTSAMADSHIAYNNRCSISVDDNSSDAILRDRRFAEDLSNSLREEGRNFFQPDMEDREIPDVFKDNSIDYESCSAVKRPRLSQLSPERKIFSIPEGKQLSTFHSRSDNRQNICSGPCGFRSGQHSHSPKSGAMLGARTGSTDFIDSSATSDGEFMDLPDSLLNLSNEDDILLEVDAKDSADNLCKANLKLLPDSPSDIPEGVSDDHESEVVKESNTNITVPDDLHPLGSEAENSSLHGQGVRSNCEVNVPSTSASSTDIKQPVDGSMLCTLNTEDTEIPCNDDIFLLIHPSTSFASTATQPVGQSSMDLSSACNKSEQRVSSFTREKDSGKSFAWTNKVGPNILGETRPVQPAAGSTAHLKVSGTIVLPVLPGAANKGVGVAGQSKSLPVNPEVYKNDVREENIARVRGVGDTPATFIEAQQCGESTSVRVAITEPTINPSTSEVEDPQSDDDVPYFSDVEAMILEMDLDPHDQDSYATRQESKYQSEDFRRTTIRLEQCVRSGLRRDMTPRGAFAILYGRHLRHYIRKTEVILGRSTDDVEVDIDLRKEGRANKISRRQASIKMESDGSFSLKNLGRCAIAVNGKSVDSGQYLTLSCSCVIEIREMSFVFEMNPKYVKQYIYSIAQNKGTHSKFEWSPERKP from the exons GCTGGTGCATCTTTAGAAGCACTTGCCAAAGGAGCAGTACGATTTTCCCGCAGATTCACGTTGCAAGAACTAAAGGATCGTTGGGATTCTCTTCTGTATGACTCTGATGTTGCAGCTTTAGCTTCTGCTCGCATGGTTGAGCTTGAACATTCAGGGATCAATCCAGTGTCAAAGTTTAACAAATCTGAAAATCTTAAAGGAAGCAAAGATGTTGTTCGAAAGAGGAAAGTGGACAGCATTCGTAGACAATACTATACGATGCGGAAGAAATTTCGAAGTGAATTTTTCAACTCCACTGATATAGGCTTTCTAGATGAGCCAAATCTACATGATTGCAATGGACATGGAACTGATTTTAGGCAGCATGTCAGAATTGATGCTCAGGCTCGTGATGGGAATTGTATCTCAGATGACCTTGGGCTTCAAGAATCAGATCTGGATATCTTGCGCAATGCTTTCCCAGAAGCACTTGCAGATATGCCTGTCACCTCTGCCATGGCTGATTCTCATATAGCCTATAATAATAGGTGTTCAATTTCAGTAGACGATAATAGTTCAGATGCAATTCTAAGAGACAGAAGGTTTGCGGAGGACCTTTCCAATTCATTAAGAGAAGAGGGGAGGAATTTTTTTCAGCCTGATATGGAAGACAGAGAAATTCCTGATGTTTTTAAAGACAACTCCATTGACTATGAAAGTTGCTCAGCTGTTAAGAGGCCTCGCTTATCACAGTTATCTCCTGAGAGAAAGATCTTCAGTATTCCTGAAGGAAAACAGTTGTCCACTTTTCATTCAAGGAGTGACAACCGTCAAAATATATGTAGTGGTCCTTGTGGATTTAGAAGTGGACAGCATTCTCACTCCCCAAAGTCAG GAGCTATGTTGGGAGCCAGGACTGGTAGCACTGATTTTATTGATTCATCAGCTACCTCAGATGGTGAATTCATGGATCTCCCAGATTCCCTCTTAAACCTTTCAAATGAGGATGATATCCTTTTGGAGGTGGATGCGAAGGATTCAGCGGACAACTTGTGTAAAGCGAATCTTAAGCTCCTCCCAGATTCTCCTAGTGATATTCCAGAAGGAGTTTCAGACGACCATGAATCTGAAGTAGTCAAAGAATCAAACACAAATATTACAGTTCCTGATGATTTGCATCCTTTGGGATCAGAAGCGGAAAATTCTTCTCTACATGGTCAAGGTGTCAGATCTAATTGTGAAGTTAATGTGCCATCCACATCAGCATCAAGTACTGATATAAAACAGCCTGTTGATGGGAGTATGCTCTGTACCCTTAACACCGAGGACACAGAGATTCCTTGTAACGATGATATCTTCTTGCTTATCCACCCTTCCACATCATTTGCTTCTACCGCGACTCAACCAGTTGGTCAAAGTTCCATGGACCTGTCATCGGCTTGTAATAAAAGTGAACAAAGAGTTAGCTCCTTCACTCGTGAAAAAGATTCTGGCAAGTCTTTTGCATGGACTAATAAGGTTGGACCAAACATCCTTGGAGAAACACGGCCAGTGCAGCCAGCCGCTGGTAGTACAGCCCATTTAAAGGTGTCTGGTACTATTGTTTTACCGGTCCTTCCTGGTGCTGCTAACAAGGGTGTTGGAGTCGCAGGTCAAAGCAAATCATTGCCTGTAAACCCAGAAGTATATAAAAATGATGTGCGAGAGGAGAATATTGCTAGAGTTAGAGGG GTGGGGGACACCCCAGCTACTTTCATCGAGGCACAACAATGTGGTGAATCAACTTCTGTCAGGGTAGCTATTACAGAGCCAACAATTAACCCTTCAACATCAGAAGTGGAAGATCCTCAGAGCGATGATGACGTACCTTATTTTTCTGATGTTGAAGCTATG ATACTAGAGATGGACTTAGATCCACATGATCAAGACTCATATGCAACTAGGCAAG AGTCAAAGTATCAGTCTGAAGACTTTAGAAGGACAACCATAAGGTTGGAACAGTGTGTTCGTTCTGGTTTGCGAAGAGACATGACGCCTCGAGGAGCCTTTGCCATCCTATATGGCCGTCATCTGAGGCATTACATCCGGAAGACTGAG GTCATACTTGGAAGATCCACTGATGATGTTGAGGTTGACATTGATTTACGAAAAGAAGGCCGTGCTAACAAAATATCTCGGCGTCAG GCAAGCATCAAGATGGAATCGGATGGATCCTTCAGTCTGAAGAATCTTGGGAGGTGCGCAATAGCAGTGAATGGCAAATCTGTTGATAGTGGGCAGTATCTGACCCTTAGCTGTAGTTGTGTGATAGAG ATACGGGAAATGAGTTTTGTGTTCGAGATGAACCCTAAGTATGTCAAGCAGTACATATACAGCATTGCCCAGAATAAAGGAACACATAGCAAATTTGAATGGTCACCTGAAAGGAAACCATGA